One region of Triticum aestivum cultivar Chinese Spring chromosome 6B, IWGSC CS RefSeq v2.1, whole genome shotgun sequence genomic DNA includes:
- the LOC123137663 gene encoding probable serine/threonine-protein kinase PIX13 gives MGNCFGSEEADVEAVKAMAHHAHARASMARPGMVAPQPNAPVAMSSPGQPRKSPSAPTTSSSGSGSSRPVAGGGTNGGSEASPSREGRILEAPNLRIFTFAELKAATRNFKSDTLLGEGGFGRVHKGWVDEKTMSPARSGAGMPVAVKKLNPESLQGVQEWQSEVNFLGRLIHPNLVRLLGYCWEDKELLLVYEYMAKGNLEDHLFRNEPRKGAGAFQPLSWSLRLRVAIDAARGLAFLHSSEKHVIYRDFKASNILLDTQFHAKLSDFGLAKDGPAGGSSHVTTRVMGTYGYAAPEYVATGHLYVKSDVYGFGVVLLEVLTGLRALDTDRPSGQHNLVDWAKPHLADRRKLARLMDPRLEGQYSSRGAQRAAQLTLRCLAAEHTNRPSMKEAVTVLQEVESMSKGAARPGDGSVGSASPRPNNARSGQGYGQSPRPGYVSERASPAGSHGSQHPSPRVR, from the exons ATGGGTAACTGCTTCGGCTCCGAAGAGGCCGATGTGGAGGCTGTCAAGGCGATGGCGCATCATGCACATGCCAGAG CATCGATGGCGAGGCCCGGCATGGTCGCGCCCCAGCCCAATGCACCCGTAGCAATGAGCTCCCCGGGGCAGCCTCGGAAGTCGCCGAGCGCGCCCACGACCTCCAGCAGCGGCAGCGGAAGCAGCCGTCCGGTGGCTGGAGGCGGCACGAATGGCGGCAGCGAGGCCAGCCCCAGCCGGGAGGGGAGGATCCTGGAGGCGCCCAACCTCCGGATCTTCACGTTCGCGGAGCTCAAGGCCGCCACGCGGAACTTCAAGTCGGACACCCTCCTCGGCGAGGGCGGGTTCGGGCGGGTGCACAAGGGCTGGGTCGACGAGAAGACCATGAGCCCggccaggagcggcgccggcatgCCCGTCGCCGTCAAGAAGCTCAACCCCGAGAGCCTGCAGGGCGTCCAAGAATGGCAG TCGGAGGTGAATTTCCTGGGAAGGCTCATCCATCCCAACCTGGTGAGGCTGCTGGGGTACTGCTGGGAGGACAAGGAGCTCCTGCTCGTGTACGAGTACATGGCCAAAGGCAACCTCGAGGATCACCTCTTCAGAAACGAACCACGGA AAGGCGCGGGCGCGTTCCAGCCGCTGTCGTGGAGCCTCCGGCTGCGCGTGGCGATCGACGCGGCGCGCGGCCTGGCCTTCCTGCACTCCTCGGAGAAGCACGTCATCTACCGGGACTTCAAGGCCTCCAACATCCTCCTCGACACG CAATTCCACGCGAAGCTCTCGGACTTCGGGCTCGCCAAGGACGGGCCGGCCGGCGGCAGCAGCCACGTGACCACCCGGGTGATGGGCACCTACGGCTACGCGGCGCCGGAGTACGTGGCGACGGGGCACCTGTACGTGAAGAGCGACGTGTACGGCTTCGGCGTGGTGCTGCTGGAGGTGCTGACGGGCCTACGCGCGCTGGACACGGACCGGCCCAGCGGCCAGCACAACCTGGTGGACTGGGCCAAGCCGCACCTGGCGGACCGCCGGAAGCTGGCGCGCCTCATGGACCCGCGCCTCGAGGGCCAGTACTCGTCCAGGGGCGCGCAGCGGGCGGCGCAGCTCACGCTGCGCTGCCTCGCCGCCGAGCACACCAACCGGCCGTCCATGAAGGAGGCCGTCACCGTGCTGCAGGAGGTCGAGTCCATGTCCAAGGGCGCCGCCAGACCGGGAGACGGCTCCGTCGGCTCCGCCTCCCCGCGACCAAACAACGCACGGAGCGGTCAAGGTTACGGCCAGTCGCCACGGCCAGGGTACGTATCGGAACGGGCCAGCCCGGCCGGCAGCCACGGCAGCCAGCACCCGTCTCCTCGAGTGAGGTAG
- the LOC123137662 gene encoding protein ALTERED PHOSPHATE STARVATION RESPONSE 1 → MGCKGSKLDEQEAVALCRGRADLLAVAVRHRDALGAAHAALAGSLLSVSSSLHLLLVSASARPRPGITLPAAANAKAVDPPPAAQPSSPPHSSSHIDFAPSSGSDSGSVASSPPRRVDDARHDQLHHPHPYALQFPHYGYGYSYEPEPPFGYPPGSLQLYYARSRPPPASVAVEQRAPASERVYLGSSDPAGGNARYYSYGGVTTPAGRAAAPPPSPPRASSWDFFNVFDDYQVHDNYCYDAAGAGTTATTPYTPSRCSRDVREEEGIPELEEDDAVVKEVSSEHYMTGSGGARSRRSSVGGMSSSEEENCVVDKGVLSGGGMARQQAPAQPNVAASVRTHRKSSETADFAGEIKAQFVRAADAVWAVGPILEVDRRSYQYHPRSSVYHVSSRMVSTAALPNSGHGGDELDVGGWKKVAEGGRSLSVTLQKLYIWEKKLYNEVKSEEKMRLLLAKNSKRLKFLDQKGAEAQKIDATQNLVRKLSAKIRMAVRVIAKVSKKINRVRDEELCPQIMALIQGFVKMWQEKLDCYQTQCEAISEAKNLDSAISGGISRDLAMELEVDLVKWIVNFCSWVNAQRSFVKALNGWLALCLNYQQEETPDGAPPYSPGRVGAPLVFVICNTWSQAMDRISEKEVVTAMQALVSSVRNQCEHRASVEQSELIFVTREREKWNRILERKSVEINREADTLNKKLALVPGRQSLLPTAQTYQAHFLEADSLHVSLSRVLQSLESFASSSLQAFRETLRHAEEEMLSRESAKVS, encoded by the exons ATGGGTTGCAAGGGGTCCAAGCTGGACGAGCAGGAGGCGGTGGCGCTGTGCCGCGGCCGCGCCGACCTGCTCGCGGTCGCCGTCCGCCACCGCGACGCGCTCGGGGCCGCGCACGCCGCGCTCGCCGGCTCGCTCCTCTCCGTCTCCTCCtcgctccacctcctcctcgtctccgCCTCCGCCCGCCCGCGCCCGGGGATCacgctccccgccgccgccaaTGCCAAGGCCGTCGACCCCCCTCCAGCGGCGCAGCCCTCCTCGCCCCCGCACTCCTCCTCGCACATCGACTTCGCGCCCTCCTCCGGATCCGACTCCGGCTCCGTCGCCTCCTCGCCTCCCCGCCGCGTCGACGACGCCCGccacgaccaactccaccacccgcACCCGTACGCGCTTCAGTTCCCGCATTACGGCTACGGCTACAGTTACGAGCCTGAGCCACCGTTCGGGTACCCGCCGGGGTCGCTGCAGCTCTACTACGCGCGGAGCCGCCCGCCTCCGGCCTCGGTCGCCGTCGAGCAGCGCGCGCCCGCGTCGGAGCGCGTCTACCTCGGCTCCTCCGACCCGGCGGGCGGGAACGCGCGGTATTACTCGTACGGAGGAGTGACCACGCCGGCAGGTAGGGCGGCTGcacccccgccgtcgccgccgagggCGAGCTCGTGGGACTTCTTCAATGTGTTCGACGACTACCAGGTGCACGACAACTACTGTTACGATGCTGCCGGCGCCGGGACCACGGCGACGACACCGTACACGCCGAGCCGGTGCTCGCGGGACGTGCGGGAGGAGGAGGGCATCCCGGAGCTCGAGGAGGACGACGCGGTCGTCAAGGAGGTGTCCAGCGAGCACTATATGACCGGGAGTGGCGGTGCTCGCAGCCGACGCAGCTCGGTCGGCGGCATGAGCAGCAGCGAAGAGGAGAATTGTGTTGTCGATAAGGGAGTGCTCTCCGGGGGTGGCATGGCGCGGCAACAGGCGCCAGCGCAGCCTAATGTCGCGGCCTCCGTTCGCACTCACCGGAAGTCATCGGAGACTGCAGACTTCGCCGGGGAGATCAAGGCACAGTTTGTTCGAGCGGCCGATGCAGTCTGGGCGGTCGGACCGATCCTGGAGGTCGACAGGCGGAGTTACCAATACCACCCCCGCAGCTCAGTGTACCATG TTTCGTCTCGGATGGTGTCAACGGCTGCATTACCAAATTCAGGGCATGGAGGTGACGAGTTGGATGTTGGAGGTTGGAAGAAGGTGGCTGAAGGGGGGAGAAGCTTATCAGTCACCCTGCAGAAACTCTATATCTGGGAGAAGAAATTATATAATGAGGTTAAG TCTGAAGAGAAAATGCGCCTCCTGCTAGCCAAGAACTCCAAGCGGCTGAAGTTCTTGGATCAAAAGGGTGCTGAAGCTCAGAAGATCGATGCAACTCAAAATTTGGTCAGGAAGCTGTCGGCAAAAATAAGAATGGCTGTGCGAGTTATTGCTAAGGTTTCAAAAAAGATAAACAGAGTTAGGGATGAGGAATTGTGCCCACAAATTATGGCCTTAATCCAAGG GTTTGTGAAGATGTGGCAAGAAAAGCTGGACTGCTACCAGACTCAGTGTGAAGCAATATCGGAGGCGAAAAACCTGGATTCGGCTATCTCCGGCGGGATCAGTCGGGATCTAGCGATGGAGCTTGAAGTGGACTTGGTTAAATGGATTGTAAATTTCTGCTCTTGGGTAAATGCGCAAAGGAGCTTCGTGAAGGCACTGAACGGATGGCTGGCACTGTGTCTCAACTATCAGCAGGAGGAGACGCCCGACGGAGCTCCTCCTTATTCTCCTGGAAGGGTGGGTGCGCCTCTTGTGTTTGTCATCTGCAACACCTGGTCTCAAGCCATGGATCGGATTTCCGAGAAGGAAGTGGTTACCGCCATGCAAGCCCTTGTCTCCAGCGTACGCAACCAGTGCGAGCACAGAGCCTCTGTTGAGCAAAGCGAGCTGATCTTCGTAACCCGGGAAAGAGAAAAGTGGAACAGGATTCTGGAGAGGAAGTCCGTGGAGATTAACAGGGAGGCAGACACACTGAACAAGAAGCTGGCCCTTGTGCCAGGCCGGCAGAGCCTGCTTCCAACGGCGCAAACGTACCAGGCGCATTTTCTTGAAGCAGACAGCCTGCACGTAAGCTTGAGCCGGGTGCTTCAGTCCTTGGAGAGCTTCGCGTCCAGCTCCCTGCAAGCTTTCCGGGAGACCCTGAGACATGCCGAAGAAGAAATGCTGTCCAGAGAGAGTGCTAAAGTTTCATAG